A genomic region of Runella rosea contains the following coding sequences:
- a CDS encoding RagB/SusD family nutrient uptake outer membrane protein — MKKKLFSTILISGILAFSSCENALDYTPTGVLSSSDLTSPTAIDGLVTSAYAAIGNGDMIGPIYSNWVYGSVRSDDTYKGGGGTGDVGEIDALEHYNLVTPTMGAFVTRTWQNLFKSISRCNVALRAVNTLTEANFPNKKIRLAELRFLRAHSYFTMKLLYKNIPIFDETATEADILKVSNTLINEESWNKIAADFQFAIDNLPTSQAELGRANKLSAQAYLAKLRLYQAYEQDNNHKVTNINKSRLQEVVTLTQAVISSGKYSLSKDIADNFIPETENGPESIFAIQFTVNDGTTAGRMSYEDGLNYPHGAPQYGCCGFHAGSQNLVNAHTTDANGLPNFDTFNNKPADLSTQTVDPRLDHTVGIEGHVYKYDNTKLFSNSWVRDPGVYGNFHTMRFQQLATSGSYFKLGPFMGTAKNYDILRYDDVLLMQAEAYIQLGQPANALPLINQIRERAAASTGRLKKIDGTFASKYNVKPYSATGWTQDFAFKALQWERRLEFATEGSRFFDLVRWGIAEPTLNAYIAKEKVSRTYLATAKFTAGRDEYLPIPQAEITFTNGLYKQNPGY, encoded by the coding sequence ATGAAAAAGAAACTATTCTCCACTATATTGATTTCGGGAATACTGGCGTTCAGTTCCTGCGAAAATGCCCTTGATTACACTCCTACGGGCGTATTATCATCCTCTGACCTAACGTCTCCTACGGCCATTGACGGTTTGGTCACGTCTGCCTACGCCGCCATCGGCAACGGCGATATGATTGGGCCTATTTATAGCAATTGGGTGTACGGTAGCGTACGTTCTGACGACACCTACAAGGGCGGTGGCGGCACAGGCGACGTGGGTGAAATTGATGCCCTTGAACATTACAATCTAGTGACGCCCACCATGGGCGCTTTTGTAACCCGCACGTGGCAAAACCTGTTTAAGTCCATTTCCAGATGCAACGTGGCCCTGCGCGCCGTCAATACCCTGACGGAAGCCAATTTTCCCAACAAAAAAATACGGTTGGCAGAATTGCGTTTTTTGCGAGCGCATAGCTATTTCACCATGAAATTATTGTACAAAAACATCCCGATTTTTGACGAGACTGCCACCGAAGCCGACATCTTAAAGGTATCTAATACATTGATCAATGAAGAATCATGGAATAAAATTGCCGCTGATTTCCAGTTTGCCATTGACAACTTACCCACTTCACAGGCAGAATTGGGAAGAGCCAATAAACTATCGGCGCAGGCGTATTTGGCCAAATTGAGATTGTATCAAGCCTACGAGCAGGACAATAACCACAAAGTGACCAACATCAACAAAAGCCGCTTGCAGGAAGTAGTGACGCTTACACAGGCTGTGATTTCTTCTGGAAAATACAGTTTGAGCAAAGACATTGCCGACAATTTTATTCCCGAAACCGAAAACGGTCCCGAATCTATTTTCGCCATCCAGTTCACCGTCAACGACGGCACCACTGCCGGACGTATGAGTTACGAAGATGGGTTGAATTACCCGCACGGTGCTCCTCAATACGGCTGTTGCGGATTCCACGCCGGAAGCCAAAATTTGGTCAATGCCCACACAACAGATGCCAACGGCTTGCCCAATTTTGATACATTCAACAACAAACCCGCCGATTTGTCTACCCAAACCGTTGACCCACGCCTCGACCATACCGTAGGCATTGAAGGGCACGTGTACAAATACGACAACACTAAGTTGTTCAGCAACAGTTGGGTACGCGACCCGGGCGTGTATGGCAATTTTCATACCATGCGCTTTCAACAATTGGCCACGAGCGGGTCGTATTTCAAACTCGGTCCATTTATGGGAACCGCTAAAAACTACGATATCCTTCGCTACGACGATGTATTGTTGATGCAGGCCGAGGCTTATATCCAGTTGGGCCAGCCCGCCAACGCGTTGCCGCTGATCAATCAAATCAGAGAAAGAGCCGCCGCTAGTACTGGCCGCCTCAAAAAAATCGACGGAACCTTTGCTTCAAAGTACAACGTAAAACCCTATTCTGCCACGGGTTGGACGCAGGATTTTGCTTTCAAAGCCCTGCAATGGGAGCGCCGTTTGGAGTTTGCAACCGAAGGTTCTCGCTTCTTTGACTTGGTTCGTTGGGGCATTGCTGAACCCACGCTCAATGCCTACATCGCCAAAGAAAAAGTGAGCAGAACGTACTTGGCAACGGCGAAATTTACCGCTGGACGCGACGAATATTTACCCATTCCACAGGCTGAAATTACGTTTACCAACGGACTTTATAAGCAGAATCCAGGGTATTAA
- a CDS encoding SusC/RagA family TonB-linked outer membrane protein codes for MNTKILYLTKMKHYLPVIAAWLLSLQTVLAQRVVTGSVMGDDNNEPLVGASILVAGTTIGTTANGEGKFSISVPDNATTLKVSFIGYTTKEVSITGINTVNVSLTPGGALGEVVVVGYTTQRKEDLTGSVAVVELAPIKNNSSGNPMQSLQGRVPGLYIERDGSPNGSNSRILIRGANTLGNNDPLYVIDGIPTTRPEVFQNMNPANIESIQVLKDASAESIYGARASNGVIIVTTKNGGNTNGKIEFQFNSSVSAQSEKSMRFKMLNAVDRGRALWQASVNDGQDPAAGYGEIYDFNWNKNFSNPVLTGVTVKPFVGGDPNTPAGDTDWQDVMYKTGIVTRNDFTASYGTKTSSLEVNLGHLKNTGMLRFTNYDRLSGSINALTRAFDDKVRFGINLRVANSNETLTATDLGGATTTSLAVTLVPTIPVFQKDGVTYAGASGAGYSDRNNPLHMQDIAKWNNANRLSTFGNIFVEIQPIKNLFFKSNLGADDARFLNKVITPTFSEGAFNRTTNSLFFDQNHFLSTTWSNTLRYNWDLNDKNHFKFLVGTEYIKTDLNLQTTKKEGFALQTEDYFTLNAGTGNTTVTGGSTGHRLLSQFARVDYNFSDKYLVAVTIRRDGSSRFGTDNRYGIFPAASLGWRIDQEEFMKNNSLFSELKVRIGAGRVGNQQIGDLARFGLFDTRYGTTQAQLVGGFWEQYMNIGTAYALSGANTGTLPSGFVQTQAANSALKWETTDEINVGTDFAILNNRIFGSFDYFTRKTSGILITPPVASALGEGQSKAVNGASKSNKGWEFVLGYRGMTQRDLKYNVVANFTHFRDRITELPENVRPAYAGNLVNTIIGHSQFDIFGYKTNGLFQSQAEVDAAPVQVGAGPGRIRYVDINNDNRIDDLDRTWIGTTLPALEYGLRVDLTYKKFDVSIFGSGVAGRKGFDVYTLFNNLMKGRENVGPGVFDAWTPQNTNTNVPALTLKDNNGEGRTSDYFIVNTSYFKMRNIQLGYSINAKGVFTRLRVYAMAENLFWFKSKNYLSPDPERIDLGPVPIPKTFTFGVNASF; via the coding sequence ATGAACACTAAAATTCTCTACTTAACCAAGATGAAGCATTATCTTCCGGTCATCGCAGCGTGGCTCCTTTCGCTGCAAACCGTCTTGGCACAACGCGTCGTTACGGGCAGCGTTATGGGCGACGACAACAACGAGCCACTCGTAGGTGCCAGCATTCTAGTCGCCGGTACTACCATCGGAACTACTGCCAACGGCGAAGGTAAATTCTCAATTTCAGTACCCGACAACGCCACCACGCTGAAAGTTTCGTTCATCGGTTACACCACCAAAGAGGTTTCAATCACTGGAATCAACACCGTAAACGTCAGCCTCACTCCCGGCGGCGCCCTCGGAGAAGTGGTGGTGGTGGGCTACACTACGCAGCGAAAAGAAGACTTGACCGGCTCGGTAGCGGTGGTTGAATTGGCCCCTATCAAAAACAACAGCTCAGGCAATCCCATGCAGTCTTTGCAAGGACGGGTGCCGGGCTTGTACATCGAAAGAGACGGCTCTCCCAACGGTTCCAACAGCCGAATCCTGATTCGCGGGGCCAATACCCTGGGAAACAACGACCCACTTTACGTCATTGACGGAATTCCGACCACACGCCCCGAAGTGTTCCAAAACATGAATCCGGCCAACATCGAATCTATTCAGGTGTTGAAAGATGCCTCAGCCGAATCCATCTACGGAGCGCGCGCTTCCAACGGGGTAATTATCGTGACCACCAAAAACGGCGGCAACACCAACGGCAAAATCGAATTTCAGTTTAACAGCAGTGTATCGGCACAATCGGAAAAATCAATGCGCTTCAAAATGCTGAACGCCGTTGACAGAGGACGGGCTTTGTGGCAGGCATCGGTCAATGACGGCCAAGACCCAGCGGCAGGTTATGGTGAGATTTACGATTTTAACTGGAACAAAAACTTTAGTAATCCCGTATTGACAGGCGTGACGGTGAAGCCTTTCGTGGGCGGCGACCCCAATACACCCGCCGGTGACACTGATTGGCAGGACGTGATGTACAAAACAGGTATCGTCACCAGAAATGATTTTACGGCTTCATACGGCACCAAAACCTCCTCACTTGAAGTAAACTTAGGCCACCTCAAGAATACAGGGATGCTGCGGTTTACCAACTACGACCGCTTGAGCGGCAGCATCAATGCCCTCACCCGCGCCTTTGATGATAAAGTACGGTTTGGTATTAACTTACGCGTCGCCAATTCCAACGAAACCCTCACGGCTACCGATTTGGGCGGCGCTACCACTACTTCATTGGCCGTTACATTGGTCCCGACCATTCCTGTTTTCCAAAAAGATGGGGTTACTTATGCAGGAGCATCGGGAGCAGGCTATTCTGATAGAAATAACCCCCTGCACATGCAGGACATTGCCAAGTGGAACAACGCCAATCGTTTGAGCACCTTCGGGAATATTTTTGTGGAGATTCAACCCATCAAAAACCTGTTTTTCAAATCAAATTTAGGGGCAGATGATGCGCGTTTCTTGAATAAAGTAATCACGCCAACCTTTTCGGAAGGAGCTTTTAACCGAACCACCAACAGCTTATTCTTCGACCAAAATCATTTTTTGAGCACCACTTGGTCCAACACGCTACGGTACAATTGGGACCTGAACGACAAAAATCACTTTAAGTTTTTGGTCGGAACTGAATACATCAAAACGGATTTGAACTTACAAACCACCAAAAAAGAAGGCTTTGCCCTGCAAACCGAAGATTATTTTACACTGAACGCCGGGACGGGAAACACCACCGTGACGGGCGGCTCTACCGGCCACCGTTTGCTCTCACAGTTTGCGCGGGTTGATTATAATTTTTCGGATAAATACTTAGTGGCGGTCACTATCCGTCGTGACGGTTCGTCTCGTTTCGGTACCGACAACCGCTATGGTATTTTCCCAGCAGCTTCGTTGGGCTGGAGAATCGACCAAGAAGAGTTCATGAAAAACAACAGCCTATTTTCAGAACTGAAAGTAAGAATCGGCGCAGGACGCGTGGGAAATCAGCAAATTGGCGACTTGGCTCGTTTTGGATTGTTTGATACCCGCTACGGCACTACACAGGCACAGCTTGTGGGTGGTTTTTGGGAGCAGTACATGAACATCGGCACTGCCTATGCTTTATCAGGCGCTAATACAGGCACCTTGCCTTCTGGCTTCGTTCAAACCCAAGCCGCCAATTCGGCACTGAAATGGGAAACCACCGACGAAATCAACGTCGGAACAGATTTTGCCATTCTGAACAATCGCATCTTTGGTTCATTTGATTATTTTACCCGCAAAACCTCGGGCATTTTGATTACCCCTCCCGTTGCATCTGCGCTGGGCGAAGGGCAATCAAAAGCCGTAAACGGTGCTTCAAAATCAAACAAAGGATGGGAATTTGTGTTGGGCTATCGCGGCATGACCCAGCGGGATTTGAAGTACAATGTTGTGGCAAACTTCACCCACTTCCGGGATAGAATCACCGAACTACCCGAAAATGTCCGCCCCGCCTATGCAGGAAACCTCGTCAATACCATCATCGGGCACTCTCAATTTGACATTTTCGGTTACAAAACCAATGGACTTTTCCAATCGCAAGCAGAAGTAGACGCCGCTCCCGTGCAGGTAGGTGCTGGACCAGGCCGAATTCGCTACGTAGATATTAACAACGACAACAGAATCGACGATTTAGACAGAACATGGATTGGTACTACCCTGCCCGCTTTGGAGTACGGGTTGCGGGTTGATTTGACCTACAAAAAGTTTGATGTGTCTATCTTTGGTTCAGGCGTAGCTGGCCGCAAAGGTTTCGATGTTTATACGCTGTTCAATAATTTAATGAAAGGACGTGAGAACGTAGGCCCCGGCGTATTTGATGCTTGGACACCCCAAAATACCAACACCAATGTTCCCGCTTTGACCCTGAAAGATAACAATGGCGAAGGACGCACTTCTGACTACTTCATCGTCAATACGTCCTACTTCAAAATGCGTAACATTCAATTGGGATACAGCATTAACGCCAAAGGGGTCTTTACTCGACTACGCGTATATGCAATGGCCGAAAACCTGTTTTGGTTTAAGAGCAAGAATTATTTAAGCCCAGACCCTGAGCGCATTGACCTTGGCCCCGTTCCTATTCCAAAAACGTTCACTTTCGGTGTTAACGCGTCATTTTAA
- a CDS encoding carbohydrate kinase family protein produces the protein MKTNIICFGEMLWDVLPTGKQPGGAPMNVAVHLKNLGHNPQMISRIGHDELGKELLDFIQEKGLATDLIQQGETHLTGVVKANVSDKNEVTYKIVQPVAWDYIQCDDALETAVANADVFIYGSLAARSAASADTLSRLLKKARFKVFDVNLRAPHYDQNTLEQLLHAADMVKMNANELDMLAAWYTPNTDEQTAIITLAETFDIQTICVTKGEHGAVLWTGEKFYQSAGFQVEVQDTIGSGDSFLAALLTCLLEGQSPADSVQFACAMGSLVATYRGATPFVTASEIHSFLTPQIQ, from the coding sequence ATGAAAACCAACATCATTTGTTTTGGAGAAATGCTTTGGGATGTGCTACCAACTGGAAAACAGCCCGGTGGAGCGCCGATGAACGTAGCCGTTCACCTCAAAAATTTAGGCCACAACCCTCAGATGATCAGCCGCATCGGACATGACGAACTCGGCAAAGAACTCCTTGATTTCATCCAAGAAAAAGGACTAGCTACCGACTTGATTCAACAGGGTGAAACACACCTGACGGGCGTGGTCAAAGCCAACGTCAGCGACAAAAACGAAGTTACCTACAAGATCGTGCAACCCGTGGCTTGGGATTATATCCAGTGCGATGATGCCCTCGAAACCGCCGTTGCCAATGCCGATGTGTTTATCTACGGTAGCTTGGCCGCTCGCAGTGCGGCGTCGGCCGATACGCTTTCTAGATTGCTCAAAAAAGCGCGTTTTAAGGTATTTGACGTCAATCTACGCGCTCCACATTACGACCAAAACACCCTTGAACAACTTCTGCACGCTGCCGATATGGTCAAGATGAACGCCAATGAGCTAGACATGCTGGCAGCGTGGTATACACCCAATACCGATGAACAAACGGCCATCATCACTTTAGCCGAAACCTTTGATATTCAAACCATTTGCGTAACCAAAGGCGAGCACGGAGCTGTGCTGTGGACGGGTGAAAAATTCTACCAAAGTGCTGGTTTTCAGGTGGAAGTCCAAGACACCATCGGCAGTGGTGATTCGTTTTTGGCCGCGTTGCTCACCTGTCTGTTAGAAGGTCAGTCGCCTGCCGACAGTGTACAGTTTGCCTGCGCCATGGGCTCGTTGGTTGCTACTTATCGCGGCGCTACGCCTTTTGTTACCGCTTCAGAAATTCATTCTTTTCTCACCCCCCAAATACAATAA
- a CDS encoding substrate-binding domain-containing protein, which produces MRLRLLLLLICIGWGCQTPTEKKTYTIGFSQCTGGDEWRRVMLNDMKRELALYPHFQLLYKDAANSTATQLAQIKELVRQDIDLLIISPNETSPVLTAAIDEVFQKGIPVVLLDRKITSDSYNSFIGADNLEIGRMVGEAIPTLLKNGGKVVEIWGLASSSPAQERHKGLMEGISKTTNIQISGQLYGQWEQDTARKVALANLEILREADLVFAHNDVMALSVQRVCQEAGVSPLPLFVGIDGLPGPKSGLQRIMDGTLTATFLYPTGGEEAIEVAAQILAGKAAKREYLLNSIRIDRSNIKAIKAQSDKLLHQQQDIEKLNQRIGQLNDTYASQKNALYVIITCLVLAVLLGIWALYLVRAKQLSNKKLELQNRQINEQKDKIEEVSNKARQATEEKLRFYSYISHEFRTPLSLILTPVEDLLIQKAISQKDLKSGLLYIQKNAHRLLRLVDQMLDLRKTDAGKQLLLASEQDIVQFLRDIVTDFQQKAHKSKIDLQFISSTTLLPLWFDAEKLDKVLFNLLSNAFKYTPKGGFIHVVLQETAENVQIIIKDNGEGMSETERERAFDLYFSGQKKYSLGTGLGLALSREFVHLHHGEIEVASTKNEGTTFAISLPKGDSHLMPDEKALLDKTERPTPTFFEETEMATTTSAPDVSGDSTSVVLIEDNIDLSHYIVDKLAKIVSIKSFTTAERGWEGILSLIPDLIICDVMLPGMDGFELTQRVKEDFRTSHIPVLLLTAKSQIDAKIEGSKAGADVYLTKPFNTTHLTETIKTMLNNRAKIQRRFSSEYVFANENKTEKRFLNELTARIEAHIADTEFGVEKLSTDMGMSRVQLYRKVHALLQMNVNDYITEIRINKAKALLRDTNKSIADVAYETGFNSAAYFTTLFRQKQHQTPSEFRKGVGV; this is translated from the coding sequence ATGCGACTACGGCTATTACTTCTTTTGATATGTATAGGTTGGGGCTGTCAAACGCCCACTGAAAAGAAAACCTATACCATTGGTTTTTCGCAATGCACAGGCGGCGATGAGTGGCGGCGGGTCATGCTCAACGACATGAAACGCGAACTGGCCCTTTATCCTCATTTTCAGTTACTGTACAAAGACGCCGCCAACAGCACGGCTACCCAATTAGCCCAAATAAAGGAATTGGTACGGCAAGACATTGACTTACTTATAATTTCGCCCAACGAAACATCGCCCGTTTTAACGGCTGCCATTGATGAAGTTTTCCAAAAAGGCATCCCCGTGGTATTGCTCGACCGCAAAATCACCTCCGACTCTTATAATTCCTTCATCGGGGCCGACAACCTTGAAATAGGGCGTATGGTGGGTGAGGCAATTCCTACGCTCCTGAAAAATGGCGGCAAAGTGGTTGAGATATGGGGACTGGCGAGTTCGTCGCCCGCGCAGGAACGCCACAAGGGCCTGATGGAAGGTATTTCTAAAACGACCAATATTCAAATTAGCGGCCAATTGTACGGACAATGGGAACAAGATACCGCCCGAAAAGTAGCATTGGCAAATCTTGAGATACTTCGTGAAGCTGATTTGGTTTTTGCGCACAACGACGTCATGGCGCTGAGTGTTCAACGCGTGTGTCAAGAAGCGGGCGTCAGTCCGTTGCCGCTTTTTGTGGGTATCGATGGGCTTCCTGGCCCCAAAAGCGGTTTACAAAGAATCATGGATGGTACTCTTACGGCCACGTTTTTGTATCCTACTGGCGGAGAGGAAGCCATCGAAGTCGCCGCCCAAATCTTGGCTGGAAAAGCCGCCAAACGCGAATATCTATTGAATTCCATTCGGATTGACCGCAGTAATATCAAAGCCATCAAAGCCCAGAGTGACAAGCTGTTACACCAACAACAAGACATCGAAAAACTCAACCAACGAATCGGGCAACTGAACGATACCTACGCCAGTCAAAAGAATGCGCTGTATGTCATCATTACGTGTCTGGTGTTGGCGGTATTGCTGGGAATTTGGGCGCTGTATTTGGTGAGAGCCAAGCAGTTGTCCAACAAAAAATTGGAACTCCAGAATCGACAAATCAACGAGCAAAAAGATAAAATTGAGGAGGTTTCCAATAAAGCCCGTCAAGCGACGGAAGAGAAACTTCGCTTTTATTCGTACATCTCTCACGAGTTTCGCACCCCGCTAAGTTTGATTCTTACGCCCGTTGAAGACTTGCTGATTCAAAAAGCTATTTCACAAAAAGACCTCAAATCGGGTTTGTTATACATCCAAAAAAACGCCCATCGGTTGCTGCGACTGGTAGACCAAATGCTCGACCTCCGCAAAACTGACGCTGGCAAACAGCTTCTTTTGGCATCTGAACAGGACATTGTGCAATTCCTCAGAGACATCGTGACGGATTTTCAGCAGAAAGCTCACAAATCCAAAATTGATTTACAATTTATCTCTTCTACTACGCTACTTCCCCTTTGGTTTGACGCCGAAAAGCTGGACAAAGTGCTATTCAATCTGCTTTCCAACGCCTTCAAATACACGCCAAAGGGCGGTTTTATCCACGTAGTATTGCAGGAAACTGCCGAAAACGTGCAAATTATTATCAAAGACAACGGCGAAGGAATGTCGGAAACCGAAAGAGAGCGCGCTTTTGATTTGTATTTCAGCGGACAAAAAAAGTACAGCCTCGGCACAGGACTCGGCTTGGCTTTGTCGCGGGAGTTTGTGCATTTACACCACGGCGAAATTGAAGTCGCTTCCACTAAAAACGAAGGGACGACGTTTGCCATTTCGTTACCCAAAGGAGACAGCCATTTGATGCCCGATGAAAAGGCGCTTTTGGACAAAACCGAGCGCCCAACGCCTACCTTTTTTGAAGAAACCGAAATGGCAACAACCACGTCAGCACCAGACGTTTCTGGCGATTCAACCTCCGTTGTATTGATTGAAGACAACATTGATTTGAGTCATTACATTGTGGACAAACTTGCTAAAATCGTATCTATCAAGTCATTTACCACCGCAGAACGCGGCTGGGAAGGGATTTTGTCCTTGATTCCAGACCTGATTATTTGCGACGTAATGTTGCCCGGAATGGATGGATTTGAGTTGACCCAACGCGTCAAAGAAGACTTCCGAACGTCGCACATTCCTGTTTTGCTGCTCACCGCCAAGAGCCAAATCGATGCAAAAATCGAAGGCTCAAAAGCAGGTGCCGACGTATATTTGACCAAGCCCTTCAACACCACGCACCTGACCGAAACCATCAAAACCATGCTCAACAACCGCGCCAAGATTCAGCGGCGGTTTAGTTCAGAATACGTATTTGCCAACGAAAACAAAACCGAAAAACGTTTTCTCAACGAACTCACAGCGCGCATTGAAGCGCACATTGCCGATACAGAATTTGGGGTCGAAAAATTAAGCACCGACATGGGCATGTCGCGGGTGCAGTTGTACCGCAAAGTACACGCGCTGTTGCAGATGAACGTCAACGATTATATTACCGAAATCCGAATCAACAAAGCCAAAGCGCTCCTGCGCGATACCAACAAGAGCATTGCCGACGTAGCCTACGAAACAGGCTTCAACTCCGCCGCCTATTTTACCACACTCTTCCGCCAAAAACAGCACCAAACCCCTTCTGAATTCAGAAAAGGCGTTGGGGTTTGA
- a CDS encoding sugar porter family MFS transporter yields MSRQNSIFFWSITAALGGFLFGFDTAVISGVEQTLQRLWSLTPFQHGLTVSIALIGTVVGSFFGGIPADRLGRKKTLFWIAVSYLLSALGTALAHDWSLFLVFRFLGGLGVGASSVAAPMYITEISPARSRGKMVALFQFNVVFGILIAYISNYFLQDIPQEAWRWMLGVQAFPALLFIITVLNIPESPRWLVLKKGKTAEALSILQIIDPETAVQTLERISNSQADTTQRKPQLFSGKYKTPVMLAVLFALFNQLSGINAIIYYAPRIFEMTGLGKDSALLSSAGIGLTNLVFTLLALNVIDRFGRRKLMLVGSIGLIVTLGLVARAFYLEDFGMTVPVLLFVYIAFFAFSQGAVIWVFISEIFPNEVRANGQALGSFTHWIMAAVVAFSFPSIAAYLGGGNTFLFFSGMMLLQLLFVWKIMPETKGSSLEKIEPTVFAH; encoded by the coding sequence ATGAGTCGTCAGAACAGCATTTTCTTTTGGTCCATTACTGCCGCGTTGGGCGGCTTTCTATTCGGGTTTGATACGGCCGTTATTTCGGGTGTAGAACAAACCCTCCAAAGGCTTTGGTCGCTCACTCCTTTCCAACACGGCCTGACCGTTTCTATCGCCTTAATCGGAACCGTGGTGGGGTCGTTTTTTGGCGGTATTCCCGCCGACCGCCTCGGGCGCAAAAAGACGTTGTTCTGGATTGCCGTTTCGTATTTACTCTCGGCGCTTGGCACGGCCTTGGCCCACGATTGGAGTTTGTTTTTGGTGTTCCGTTTTTTAGGTGGTTTGGGCGTGGGCGCTTCGTCAGTGGCGGCACCGATGTACATCACCGAAATTTCTCCCGCCCGTTCGCGCGGCAAAATGGTGGCGCTGTTTCAATTCAATGTCGTTTTCGGAATTCTGATTGCCTACATTTCCAATTATTTTCTACAAGATATTCCGCAGGAAGCATGGCGTTGGATGTTGGGCGTGCAGGCCTTTCCGGCGTTGTTATTTATCATTACGGTACTCAACATTCCTGAAAGTCCTCGTTGGTTGGTCTTAAAGAAAGGCAAAACCGCCGAGGCGTTGTCCATTCTTCAAATCATTGACCCCGAAACTGCCGTTCAAACACTTGAGCGCATTTCCAACAGTCAAGCCGATACCACTCAACGCAAACCCCAACTTTTTTCGGGCAAGTATAAAACACCTGTGATGCTGGCGGTGCTGTTTGCGCTTTTCAACCAGCTTTCGGGCATCAATGCCATCATCTACTACGCCCCCCGCATTTTTGAAATGACTGGTTTGGGCAAAGATTCGGCCTTGCTTTCTTCGGCTGGCATTGGGTTGACCAACTTGGTTTTCACGCTATTGGCCCTGAATGTCATTGACCGTTTCGGTCGTCGTAAGCTGATGTTGGTGGGTTCAATAGGTTTGATTGTGACACTGGGTTTGGTAGCACGTGCCTTCTATTTAGAAGATTTCGGCATGACCGTTCCTGTGTTACTTTTTGTCTACATCGCCTTTTTTGCTTTCTCTCAGGGAGCGGTGATTTGGGTGTTTATTTCAGAAATCTTCCCCAACGAAGTACGGGCCAACGGGCAAGCCCTGGGGAGTTTTACCCACTGGATTATGGCGGCCGTCGTAGCCTTCAGCTTCCCGTCTATTGCGGCCTATTTGGGCGGCGGCAATACGTTTCTGTTCTTCTCTGGCATGATGCTACTACAACTGCTTTTTGTCTGGAAAATCATGCCCGAAACCAAAGGCTCTTCGCTCGAAAAAATCGAACCTACCGTTTTTGCTCACTAA